Proteins encoded in a region of the Chelonoidis abingdonii isolate Lonesome George chromosome 2, CheloAbing_2.0, whole genome shotgun sequence genome:
- the LOC116835510 gene encoding tubulin beta-2 chain → MREIVHIQAGQCGNQIGAKFWEVISDEHGIDPTGSYHGDSDLQLERINVYYNEASGNKYVPRAILVDLEPGTMDSVRSGPFGQIFRPDNFVFGQSGAGNNWAKGHYTEGAELVDSVLDVVRKESESCDCLQGFQLTHSLGGGTGSGMGTLLISKIREEYPDRIMNTFSVMPSPKVSDTVVEPYNATLSVHQLVENTDETYCIDNEALYDICFRTLKLTTPTYGDLNHLVSATMSGVTTCLRFPGQLNADLRKLAVNMVPFPRLHFFMPGFAPLTSRGSQQYRALTVPELTQQMFDSKNMMAACDPRHGRYLTVAAIFRGRMSMKEVDEQMLNVQNKNSSYFVEWIPNNVKTAVCDIPPRGLKMSATFIGNSTAIQELFKRISEQFTAMFRRKAFLHWYTGEGMDEMEFTEAESNMNDLVSEYQQYQDATADEQGEFEEEGEEDEA, encoded by the exons ATGCGTGAGATCGTGCACATCCAGGCTGGCCAGTGCGGGAACCAGATCGGAGCCAAG TTCTGGGAGGTCATCAGTGATGAGCATGGCATTGACCCCACTGGCAGCTACCATGGTGACAGTGACTTGCAGCTAGAAAGGATCAACGTTTACTACAATGAAGCCTCTg GTAATAAGTATGTACCCCGTGCAATCCTTGTTGACTTGGAGCCTGGCACAATGGACTCTGTCAGATCTGGGCCATTTGGCCAGATCTTCAGACCTGACAACTTTGTCTTTG GTCAGAGTGGTGCTGGAAACAACTGGGCAAAAGGCCACTACACGGAGGGAGCTGAGCTAGTGGACTCTGTCCTGGATGTGGTAAGGAAGGAATCAGAAAGCTGTGACTGTCTACAGGGTTTCCAGCTGACCCATTCTCTAGGTGGTGGCACAGGGTCTGGGATGGGAACTCTCCTCATCAGCAAAATTAGGGAGGAGTACCCAGACCGTATCATGAACACCTTCAGTGTAATGCCATCTCCAAAGGTGTCAGACACAGTAGTTGAACCCTACAATGCCACCCTTTCTGTCCACCAGTTGGTGGAGAATACAGATGAAACCTACTGTATTGACAACGAAGCCTTGTATGACATTTGCTTCCGCACACTGAAACTCACAACCCCTACCTATGGGGACCTCAACCACCTGGTCTCCGCCACCATGAGTGGTGTGACAACCTGCCTCCGGTTTCCTGGACAGCTGAATGCTGATCTTCGCAAGCTGGCAGTCAATATGGTGCCTTTCCCCCGTCTGCATTTCTTCATGCCAGGGTTTGCCCCTCTAACTAGCCGTGGAAGCCAGCAGTACCGGGCTCTGACGGTGCCAGAGCTAACACAGCAGATGTTTGATTCTAAAAACATGATGGCAGCCTGTGATCCCCGCCATGGCCGCTACCTGACTGTGGCAGCAATATTCCGTGGCCGAATGTCCATGAAGGAGGTGGATGAGCAGATGCTCAATGTCCAGAACAAAAACAGCAGCTACTTTGTCGAATGGATCCCCAATAATGTCAAGACGGCTGTCTGTGACATTCCCCCCCGTGGCCTCAAAATGTCTGCCACTTTCATTGGGAACAGCACAGCCATTCAGGAGCTGTTCAAGAGAATCTCTGAGCAGTTCACGGCCATGTTCCGGCGTAAGGCTTTCTTGCACTGGTACACTGGTGAGGGCATGGATGAGATGGAGTTCACTGAAGCAGAGAGCAACATGAATGACCTGGTCTCAGAATATCAGCAATACCAAGATGCCACTGCTGATGAGCAGGGAGAATTTGAAGAGGAAGGCGAGGAGGATGAGGCTTAA